Sequence from the Christiangramia fulva genome:
TTTCGCGATTAGCGTTTTTATGCTTTCTACCATACTTCTTGCTTCCCGGCTGTATTCATTTTCCATTAAAAACTTATGCAGGAACCAGTTATTGACGATCCAGGTAGGCCCTCTCCAGATATACACAGATTCATTAGGATTAAAAGCTGATTCTTTCATAGCCACCGAGGGAATTGGATATTTTGACTGGAACTCGTCTTTGTTAAAAAAATGTTCTTTAATTACAGAGGTTTTAATCTCCGCCGGGATCCCCTCTAAAACTACAGGATAGAAGATAGTAGGTGTTAATATCCGTATAGGTTCATTATTTTTCCCATAAAGGTCATAAAATGCCGCATCTTTTTCATGGTACATTAACTTCAGGATGGCCTGAGTTACTTTCTCTGACAGCTCTTTAAAATAAGTGATTTCCCCATCCCCTGTTAATTCACAGAGGCAAGCCATTGTTTCGAGGTTTTGGGCATAAATGGTATTAAAACCAGCATCTTTTACCAGGAAATAATCCTGCTCCCAAATACGCTCCAGCTTATAATTATTTAAAAAATTCCTGAAATCAACCCAGGTTACTTTTCGGAATAACTTTTTAGTTGCTTTTCCTTCAGTAAAATCAAGCGGAATATCAAAGCTGGGTTTCCAGTCCATTCCCGATTCATAGGGTGAAATAATGGTCAAAAGGAAGGTGTCATCAAAATCCCGGTTTTTTGCCAGCCATTGGTAATATTTTTTTAGACCGGGCATTAATTTTTCAACAAAAGCCTTATCACCGGTAATATTATAAATTCTTTGTACTGCCTGTGCAAGCAGGGGCGGCTGGATGAGCGCGCTCATGTGGCTTTTATAGAGGTTTCGAAAACGGGGAAGTGATTGTAGCAGGTCGGGCAGGCGATTAGGTTTCAACCGGTCCCAATAAATCATATGTCCAATAAAACCATCCTCTTTCTGGAGCGCCATAAGGCTTTCTATATGACTCTTAGCCATGGAGGCTTCTCCCAGGGCGCACAAAATATAAACATGAAAACAGGTATCCCAGAAATATTGGTAGGGATAAGTGCCGGGTGAGGGACGGGTAAAATGAAAGTAAGATTTTTTTCGCCCTCCTCCCTTTTCCATATTCTTAAGCAACAGGCTTTTAATGCTGTCAAAGAGTTCCTTTTCTTCCATAAAATCCCTTTCTTTGTAAACCCTTACGGCCTTTTTCGGGAGGATGAATGCCTTTTGATAATCTTCCAGGCTCCTTTTTCCTTTTTTAATACTGAAGTGGCCACACCTTTAAGATCAAATTTTTCAGGATTATCAGATTTAGAATCCCTCAAATCTATTGAATAATTATAGGTTTCTGTGGTAAAGGCATACGGATAAGCAATTCTCACATCCATAAAATAATTGGTAAAGTTAAAGGATTCAAATTCTTCGAATTCTGGTTTTAAATGCTGTTCCAAATACTGGTTATAGGACCCTTCCATTCCCCCTGATTCAAATATTTGAGAATCGCGGGAATATAAACTTAGGGTGCTGTCCAAATTTTGGGAAACCAGGGCTTCTTTAAATTTATTAAGTACCTGTTCTACCGCTTTTTTTTCCTTTTTTATATCCACATTACCGGAAGCCGATGCGGAAGGTTTATTGTTATCCCCACAAGCCAGAAGCACTGTAAATGATGTAAGAAGGAGAAATGATATAATTTTTCGCATAATCTTATAAAATTTAGTTTTTTTCACCCAGGTCTGTAAATATTTTATCACCATCATTTGTCGAAAAGATAGTCTAACTATTAAAATAGTAAAAATATATCAGGAAGCAATTTATAGGATAGACTGGTTTTGTGCCTGAGAGGGGAAGGGCAAAACCCTTCCCTTTTCAGGACTTTTAAAGGGATAATGTAAGATAAAATTAACCAATTAACAATGAAAAAATCATTTTCACTTACATAGAATCCCATTCCTTTATTATAGTTCCAGTCCCTTTTTCAGTCGTCTCATATAATCAAGAAATTCCTTTTTTTCCTTTTCAGAAAAAACCGCCTCTTTATGAAGAAAAGTATAAGAATCTAGGGGCATTTCTCCGTCTTCCACCTGGCTTATTATGGAGCGTAACTTGCTGTTCTTACGCCTGTCTGAATAATTTGCCCATTCACTAAAATTAAGTTCCTTCTTTCCTGCGGTTATATGGTCGTCCAGGAACCATGCCACCGGCTGTACCCTGTTATACCAGGGATACCTGGTATTATTGCTGTGGCAATCATAACAGGATTCGAACAATTTTCCTTTTACCGGCTGAGGTACCTCGTTGACTTTCGTAAAATCTGTTGGGGGTATTTCAGAACTTTTATTGGGATGCCTCGGTACAAATTGAACTACCAGCATAATTACCAAAAAAACACCTAAGGTGATTTTAAGAATTTTCAAGGTCTGGATAGTTTTTATAGTTCCTTTTGCACCTTTCCACAGCCCGGCATTTTTGTGCCCATATACGGGTTTTGTATTTCTTCTTCACTACTTAGCCACTGTGCCCCTTTATTGTCATTGTACATAGGGCAATATGCCTGAAAAAGTTTTCTGTTGGTTCCCGTAATGGCAATCATGTCTATCATATCTTTGCTCAAAATATCAAAATGCTCGCGCTGATGGGCTATAGGGCTTTCAGAAATATGTTCCGCATGTTCTTTGGCATCTTCAATAATATCTGTTAGCTCCTGTTGCTCGGTGGAGGAATATTCCTCCTTATCAAACTCTTCTAATTCTTTAGCGAGTTTGCTGCCGGCTTCCGCCGCCGCTTCCTGATCATCCTTTACCAGGGCATCTTTAATAGCCAGATAATTTTCCAATGTCATGGCCACCTCCTGGTTTTCATTAGTTTTAGAACCATTTTGTCCCTGATTATCCTGCTGGTGCATTTCGTTGGACATAGGTTCAGCCGGTTCGTCCTCTTTTGCATTCTTGCAGGAGATTGCGGCAAAGCTAAGTAATGTTAGAAGCAATACTTTTGTTGTTTTTCTTGGGTATCTCATAATTATTAAATTTAAAATATTTTTACTCTTTTTAAAATCTTGCAGATAATCCGGCCCCAGCCCCAAAACGATTATCATAACTTCCCATAAGGGAAAGGTTTTTTCCAAGGATATACTCCATGCCTACCTGCCAGGTAGTTTCGGATACATAATTTTTATCGGGACCAAGATCGTTGGACCATCCAAAATCCATCTCGTATTCATATTCACCATATAAGGCGATATGCGGAAAAATCATAGTTGCTTTATAGAAACTGATATTAGGCCTTAGTTCACTATCAATTCGAAGTTCAGAATCTATGAGCAGGGGTAGCAGGTAGCGCACCCCTCCAATCGCTACGGTATTCAATTCATCCACATTATCCTCGTAAACATTTTCCACATTGATCCCGCCGAACACCCTAAAGTAATCGTTGAGGTACCTTTCGTAAGTTAAATTGGCCTCTAGGTTTTGGTTCCAGCCATACTCCCCCCTAAAGATAAACTGGTTCCTTATGTTAGTAGCTGTCGCATAAAGCTCGGTCATATGGCTTGCTGCTGTCACTTCAGCCCATGTGTACATATGATTTGCCTCGGTGGTTAAATTGGCCAGCGGATATTCCTTTAACCGTTCATCACGTGGGGTATCATAACTAAAAACACGGGCCATTCCACTGTTTAGATGGTATAAAATATGGCAGTGAAAAAACCAGTCTCCCGTTTCGCTTGCATCAAACTCTATAACCACCTTTTGCATGGGGGCAACATCTACCGTATGTTTTAAGGGGGAGTATTCCCCATTTTTGTTCAACACCCTAAAGAAATGTCCGTGTAGGTGCATGGGATGGTGCATCATTGTGAGATTATTTAAAGTAATCCTGGCTACCGTGCCCTGTTCAATTTTAATCTTATCGGTTTCTGAAAGCGGCACTCCATTGATACTCCACACGTAGCGATTCATATTGCCTGTGAGATTGAAAAGCATTTCTTTTACCGGTTTCTTTCCATCAAACGAAGTTTTGACCGGGGACTTTAAAAAGTTGTAATTAAACTGTGGATTTGCGCCGGTTTTCATATTATTACCAATCACTTTATCTGCGGGAACCACATAGCCCAGTTTCATGCCTTCCATATCACTATCAGCCTCCATTGTATCTTTCGCCATTTTCATCTGCCCATGATCCATATTGGCATGCGCCATTTTTGTAGTATCTTTTTTCATACCGGACATCCCTTCCATATTCATTTGAGCCATGTCTTTTTTCGCTCCGTTCATATCCATTTCCTCCATATTCATTTCCCCCATATCCATGCTATATTTTTCCATTACTTTAATGGAATCGTTTTTGCCTGGACGAAATTTCGAAGCCGGGGCTCCCATTTTCATGTCCATAGACATCATGCGTTTCATTTTTTCGATGAGGTCCGGTTCCGGTAGTACCGGTGCTTTAAAAACCGGGCCATTTCCCAGATAGGCAGAAGCGAAGCCACTACCGTCCTGTGCCATTGCCCTTACTTCCAGCTGTCCGTTTTTAGGTATGGTAACTATAAAATCGTATGTTTCGGCTACTCCTATCAGCGTCTGGTTATGCTCCACGGGCACCACATCCTTGCCGTCAGCCGAGACCACCAAAGGATCTTCCCCTCCAAAGGTTAACCAGTAATAAGAAGCCGCTGATGCGTTTACAAACCTCAGCCGCACTTTCTCTCCAGGGTTGAACTGCGGGTATTCCTGTTTTGATTTTCCATTTATAAGAAAGCGGTCATAGAAGTTATCTGAAATCGCAAAGTCCGGCATGCGCTGCCAGATCATTTTTAGCTTTGCACTAACAGCTTTTTCTTTGATGATTTTATCCCAGCTTTGAATCTGTCCTTTTTTGATAAGGTACCACTCATTTCCCCTTTTTAAGTTTCTGAGCTGGTTTAGCGGATTCTCATCCATCCAGTCTGATAAGACCAGTACAAGGTCTTTATCATAATCTAAAGTCTTTTCCTTAGGATTTATCTGTATAGAACCATACACTCCACGTTGTTCCTGTAAACCTGTGTGGGAATGGTACCAGTATGTACCGGACTGTTTCACTGCAAACCTATATTGAAAGGTTTCCCCGGGCCTTATTGGTGGTGTTGTTAAATAAGGTACACCATCATAAAAATTTGGAAGAATGATCCCGTGCCAGTGAACAGAGGTTTCGTGGTCCATTTTATTG
This genomic interval carries:
- a CDS encoding multicopper oxidase domain-containing protein, giving the protein MRLKLTILLLLILTHKVFAQTANPTEENIDNWPEHEYNLEIAYESVNFTGKDVKAMTINGGIPGPNLVFTEGEFAIINVTNKMDHETSVHWHGIILPNFYDGVPYLTTPPIRPGETFQYRFAVKQSGTYWYHSHTGLQEQRGVYGSIQINPKEKTLDYDKDLVLVLSDWMDENPLNQLRNLKRGNEWYLIKKGQIQSWDKIIKEKAVSAKLKMIWQRMPDFAISDNFYDRFLINGKSKQEYPQFNPGEKVRLRFVNASAASYYWLTFGGEDPLVVSADGKDVVPVEHNQTLIGVAETYDFIVTIPKNGQLEVRAMAQDGSGFASAYLGNGPVFKAPVLPEPDLIEKMKRMMSMDMKMGAPASKFRPGKNDSIKVMEKYSMDMGEMNMEEMDMNGAKKDMAQMNMEGMSGMKKDTTKMAHANMDHGQMKMAKDTMEADSDMEGMKLGYVVPADKVIGNNMKTGANPQFNYNFLKSPVKTSFDGKKPVKEMLFNLTGNMNRYVWSINGVPLSETDKIKIEQGTVARITLNNLTMMHHPMHLHGHFFRVLNKNGEYSPLKHTVDVAPMQKVVIEFDASETGDWFFHCHILYHLNSGMARVFSYDTPRDERLKEYPLANLTTEANHMYTWAEVTAASHMTELYATATNIRNQFIFRGEYGWNQNLEANLTYERYLNDYFRVFGGINVENVYEDNVDELNTVAIGGVRYLLPLLIDSELRIDSELRPNISFYKATMIFPHIALYGEYEYEMDFGWSNDLGPDKNYVSETTWQVGMEYILGKNLSLMGSYDNRFGAGAGLSARF
- a CDS encoding MGH1-like glycoside hydrolase domain-containing protein, with the translated sequence MEEKELFDSIKSLLLKNMEKGGGRKKSYFHFTRPSPGTYPYQYFWDTCFHVYILCALGEASMAKSHIESLMALQKEDGFIGHMIYWDRLKPNRLPDLLQSLPRFRNLYKSHMSALIQPPLLAQAVQRIYNITGDKAFVEKLMPGLKKYYQWLAKNRDFDDTFLLTIISPYESGMDWKPSFDIPLDFTEGKATKKLFRKVTWVDFRNFLNNYKLERIWEQDYFLVKDAGFNTIYAQNLETMACLCELTGDGEITYFKELSEKVTQAILKLMYHEKDAAFYDLYGKNNEPIRILTPTIFYPVVLEGIPAEIKTSVIKEHFFNKDEFQSKYPIPSVAMKESAFNPNESVYIWRGPTWIVNNWFLHKFLMENEYSREARSMVESIKTLIAKSGFREYYNPFTGEGYGAKEFTWAGLVADMMLMEQGRWNDIEKNKKD
- a CDS encoding DUF3347 domain-containing protein, whose product is MRYPRKTTKVLLLTLLSFAAISCKNAKEDEPAEPMSNEMHQQDNQGQNGSKTNENQEVAMTLENYLAIKDALVKDDQEAAAEAGSKLAKELEEFDKEEYSSTEQQELTDIIEDAKEHAEHISESPIAHQREHFDILSKDMIDMIAITGTNRKLFQAYCPMYNDNKGAQWLSSEEEIQNPYMGTKMPGCGKVQKEL
- a CDS encoding heme-binding domain-containing protein: MKILKITLGVFLVIMLVVQFVPRHPNKSSEIPPTDFTKVNEVPQPVKGKLFESCYDCHSNNTRYPWYNRVQPVAWFLDDHITAGKKELNFSEWANYSDRRKNSKLRSIISQVEDGEMPLDSYTFLHKEAVFSEKEKKEFLDYMRRLKKGLEL
- a CDS encoding YybH family protein: MRKIISFLLLTSFTVLLACGDNNKPSASASGNVDIKKEKKAVEQVLNKFKEALVSQNLDSTLSLYSRDSQIFESGGMEGSYNQYLEQHLKPEFEEFESFNFTNYFMDVRIAYPYAFTTETYNYSIDLRDSKSDNPEKFDLKGVATSVLKKEKGAWKIIKRHSSSRKRP